The following coding sequences are from one Pigmentibacter sp. JX0631 window:
- a CDS encoding Bax inhibitor-1/YccA family protein, giving the protein MNRFQNNNSNWMENAGKNSVAQANASKVIAGVYGWMSFGVLLSAIVGVGIVQTNTLNYLLKMGSVSIIGIFLLQIALVMVMSFAANKLSATALKSLFLVYAAVTGFTFAVLMNVYPIGNVISIFFIAAMGFAALAIFGAVTKKNLGFMRTFLVMGFFMILGAGILNLFMHSPILRSFTGWAGILVFSGLTAYDSQRIREGAFEISYQSAGNSQAIGKFMIFGALTMYLNFINLFISLLQIFGGRKD; this is encoded by the coding sequence ATGAATCGATTTCAAAACAACAATTCAAACTGGATGGAAAATGCTGGAAAAAATTCAGTAGCGCAAGCTAATGCTAGTAAAGTTATTGCTGGTGTGTATGGCTGGATGTCTTTTGGTGTTTTATTGAGCGCTATTGTTGGTGTTGGTATAGTTCAAACAAATACTTTAAATTATTTACTAAAGATGGGTTCAGTATCAATAATTGGAATTTTTCTTCTGCAAATTGCACTTGTTATGGTTATGAGTTTTGCTGCAAATAAATTAAGTGCTACTGCTTTAAAATCATTATTTCTAGTTTATGCAGCAGTAACCGGATTCACCTTTGCAGTATTAATGAATGTTTATCCTATTGGTAACGTTATTTCTATTTTCTTTATTGCTGCCATGGGTTTTGCTGCTTTGGCAATATTTGGCGCAGTAACAAAGAAAAATTTAGGATTTATGCGCACATTTTTGGTCATGGGATTTTTTATGATCCTAGGCGCAGGAATTTTAAATTTATTCATGCATAGTCCAATATTAAGATCATTTACTGGTTGGGCAGGAATTTTAGTTTTCTCTGGCTTAACAGCTTATGACTCGCAACGTATTCGTGAAGGTGCATTTGAAATTTCTTATCAATCTGCTGGCAATAGCCAAGCAATTGGCAAGTTCATGATTTTTGGTGCTTTAACTATGTACTTAAATTTTATCAACTTGTTCATTAGTTTATTACAAATTTTTGGTGGTAGAAAAGATTAA